The following are encoded in a window of Paraburkholderia hospita genomic DNA:
- a CDS encoding methyl-accepting chemotaxis protein, whose product MLKLSFTQKLWLPLVISLIALLLVSVSAAYLSRETRIEERKNDLVNVAHVGLSLVEEYAKLAQSGKLREADARTEALARLREIRYGEDGYFLVIDSTPRMIMHPIKPATNGKDLAGTADADGRHHYAAFAKVAQSPDGGFVDYVFPHSRPASAAGPASGPAEAVDKIGYVVRYAPWDWIIATGAYVDDIDAAFMRSLYLIGGVFAGIALLLATLVALTNRSIQRTIGGDPGYAADVANAIAVGDLTVSIDTRTDDDHSLLREMRRMRDTLTDTIRAIKHAADHVATGAGEIASGNADLSSRTENQAASLQETAASMEQMTSMVRQTAENARTASELAESAAQIANQGSVMVGEAVTTMRDISTESQKMVEVIEVIESIAFQTNILALNAAVEAARAGEQGRGFAVVAGEVRTLAHRSAGAAKEVRQLISRAVDRVGNGAGLVERTGTTIQQARDAIASVTGVMQEIAAAAAEQSAGIDQVNLAVTQMDSLTQENAALVEQAAAAAHSLTEQAGRLKTSVDAFQVSDAVV is encoded by the coding sequence ATGCTGAAGCTGAGTTTTACCCAGAAGCTGTGGTTGCCGCTCGTTATTAGCCTGATCGCGTTACTGCTGGTGTCGGTGTCGGCGGCGTATCTGTCGCGCGAAACCCGCATCGAGGAACGCAAGAACGACCTCGTGAACGTCGCCCATGTCGGGCTGTCGCTGGTCGAGGAATACGCGAAGCTCGCGCAGAGCGGCAAGCTGCGCGAAGCGGACGCGCGCACGGAGGCGCTCGCCCGGTTGCGCGAGATCCGCTACGGCGAGGACGGCTACTTCCTCGTGATCGATTCGACGCCGCGCATGATCATGCATCCGATCAAGCCCGCGACGAACGGCAAGGATCTCGCCGGCACCGCCGACGCGGACGGCCGCCATCACTATGCTGCTTTCGCGAAGGTCGCGCAGTCGCCCGATGGCGGCTTCGTCGATTACGTGTTTCCGCATTCGCGCCCGGCGTCCGCAGCGGGGCCGGCATCGGGGCCCGCTGAAGCCGTCGACAAGATCGGCTACGTGGTGCGCTACGCGCCGTGGGACTGGATCATCGCGACGGGCGCGTATGTCGACGATATCGACGCTGCGTTCATGCGCTCGCTGTATCTGATCGGTGGCGTGTTCGCGGGCATTGCGTTGCTGCTGGCCACGCTCGTCGCGCTGACCAACCGCAGCATCCAGCGCACGATAGGCGGCGATCCCGGCTACGCGGCGGATGTTGCGAACGCGATTGCCGTCGGCGATCTCACTGTGTCGATCGACACACGCACCGACGACGATCACAGCCTGCTGCGCGAAATGCGCCGCATGCGCGACACGCTGACGGACACCATCCGCGCCATCAAACACGCCGCCGATCACGTCGCGACGGGCGCGGGAGAAATCGCGAGCGGCAACGCGGACCTGTCGTCTCGCACCGAGAATCAGGCCGCTTCATTGCAGGAGACGGCGGCGAGCATGGAACAGATGACGTCGATGGTGCGGCAAACGGCCGAGAATGCGCGCACCGCGAGCGAGCTGGCCGAAAGCGCCGCGCAGATCGCGAACCAGGGCAGCGTGATGGTCGGCGAGGCGGTCACGACGATGCGCGATATCTCGACGGAATCGCAAAAGATGGTCGAAGTGATCGAGGTAATCGAGAGCATCGCGTTCCAGACCAATATCCTCGCGTTGAATGCCGCTGTCGAAGCGGCACGCGCGGGCGAACAGGGTCGCGGCTTCGCCGTCGTCGCGGGCGAAGTGCGCACGCTCGCGCATCGCAGCGCGGGCGCCGCCAAGGAAGTGCGGCAACTGATCAGCCGCGCCGTCGACAGGGTCGGCAACGGCGCGGGCCTCGTCGAACGCACGGGCACGACGATCCAGCAGGCGCGCGATGCGATTGCGAGCGTCACGGGCGTGATGCAGGAAATCGCCGCAGCCGCGGCCGAACAGAGCGCGGGTATCGATCAGGTGAATCTCGCCGTCACGCAGATGGACAGCCTCACGCAGGAAAACGCGGCGCTCGTCGAACAGGCCGCCGCCGCTGCGCATTCGCTGACCGAGCAGGCCGGGCGGCTGAAGACCTCGGTTGACGCCTTCCAGGTTTCCGACGCCGTGGTCTGA
- a CDS encoding LysR family transcriptional regulator, whose translation MEALNLIESFIQSAETGSFSAAARRLGLTPAAVSKNVARLETHLGVRLFHRSTRKLTMTPGGEQLWADAGVPFASLQDAFARAAQHDGKPSGVLKVSMAVAFGREYLVPLLGSFLERYPDIVPDWHFDNRAVDLIAGGFDAAIGGGIELTQGVVARDLARPCVIVAASPAYMAGRPLPAHPSDLAELDGIARRSSSTGRLRAWTMRNQVGEEALAECKTRMIFDDPEAMAHAALAGLGVAFLPTPHAAPWLENGRLMRLLPGWYAEVSPITIYYPNRKLLPAKTRVFIDFIVDAFRERRLAARFDAR comes from the coding sequence ATGGAAGCGCTGAACCTCATCGAATCGTTCATACAGTCCGCCGAAACGGGCAGCTTTTCGGCGGCGGCGCGGCGCCTCGGCCTCACGCCTGCCGCCGTCAGCAAGAACGTCGCGCGGCTCGAAACGCATCTGGGCGTGCGGCTCTTTCATCGCAGCACGCGCAAGCTCACCATGACGCCAGGCGGCGAACAGCTCTGGGCCGACGCGGGCGTCCCGTTCGCCAGCCTGCAGGACGCGTTTGCGCGCGCCGCGCAGCATGACGGCAAGCCGTCGGGCGTGCTGAAGGTCAGCATGGCCGTCGCGTTCGGGCGCGAGTATCTGGTGCCGTTGCTCGGCAGCTTTCTCGAACGCTATCCCGACATCGTGCCCGACTGGCACTTCGACAACCGCGCCGTCGACCTGATCGCGGGCGGCTTCGACGCGGCGATCGGCGGCGGGATCGAGCTGACGCAAGGCGTGGTCGCGCGCGATCTGGCGCGGCCCTGCGTGATCGTCGCGGCGTCGCCGGCTTATATGGCGGGCCGGCCGCTGCCCGCGCATCCGTCCGATCTCGCGGAACTGGACGGCATCGCGCGCCGCTCCAGCAGCACGGGCCGCCTGCGCGCGTGGACGATGCGCAATCAGGTCGGCGAAGAAGCACTCGCCGAATGCAAGACGCGGATGATCTTCGACGATCCCGAAGCGATGGCGCACGCGGCGCTGGCCGGTCTCGGCGTCGCGTTCCTGCCGACGCCGCACGCCGCGCCATGGCTCGAAAACGGCCGGCTGATGCGGCTCTTGCCCGGCTGGTACGCGGAAGTCAGCCCGATCACAATCTACTATCCGAACCGCAAGCTGCTGCCCGCCAAGACACGCGTGTTCATCGACTTCATCGTTGACGCATTCCGCGAACGGCGGCTCGCGGCACGCTTCGACGCGCGCTGA
- a CDS encoding SDR family oxidoreductase encodes MNSNLQGKVAFVTGGARGIGAAVVRRLASEGATVAFTYHSSAAGANDLVASVEKVGGRAVAVKADVADAAALTNAINETARQLGKIDILVNNAGVLRLGTLDVFSLEDFDATVQVNVRAVFVASKAVLAHMGKGGRIINIGSTNADRMPFAGGAVYAMSKSALQGFVQGLARDLGPKGITVNNVQPGPVNTDMNPEAGEFAASLHGLMAIPRHAAADEIAGMVAYVASPEAGFVTGANLMIDGGFSA; translated from the coding sequence ATGAACTCGAATCTGCAAGGCAAGGTAGCTTTCGTCACGGGCGGCGCGCGCGGCATCGGAGCGGCGGTTGTGCGCCGGCTCGCCAGCGAAGGCGCGACGGTCGCTTTCACGTATCACAGCTCGGCTGCGGGCGCGAACGACCTCGTCGCGAGCGTCGAGAAGGTGGGCGGCCGTGCCGTCGCCGTGAAGGCGGACGTCGCGGATGCGGCAGCGCTGACCAACGCAATCAACGAGACGGCGCGCCAGCTCGGCAAGATCGACATTCTCGTGAACAACGCCGGCGTGCTGCGCCTGGGTACGCTCGACGTCTTCTCGCTCGAAGACTTCGACGCGACCGTGCAAGTCAACGTGCGTGCCGTGTTCGTGGCGTCGAAGGCCGTGCTTGCGCATATGGGCAAGGGCGGACGGATCATCAACATCGGCAGCACGAATGCCGATCGCATGCCGTTCGCGGGCGGCGCTGTCTATGCGATGAGCAAGTCGGCACTGCAAGGGTTCGTGCAAGGTCTCGCACGCGATCTGGGTCCGAAGGGCATCACGGTCAACAACGTGCAGCCCGGTCCCGTCAATACCGACATGAACCCGGAGGCAGGTGAATTCGCGGCGTCGCTGCATGGCCTGATGGCGATCCCGCGTCACGCGGCGGCCGACGAAATTGCCGGCATGGTCGCGTATGTCGCTAGCCCGGAAGCAGGCTTCGTGACGGGCGCGAACCTGATGATCGATGGCGGCTTCAGCGCTTAA
- a CDS encoding transporter, with protein MTLNLAPATYGADRSGLVCGFRFSPDKPGLAVDTDTAAEWLAECQHDVKASGAHPGEFLWLHFNLAHVSSERWMRTHLDLPDTFFEALREGSHSTRIEHQHGALLAVVNDVMYDFEQTPSEIATLWVYTHKRIMVTARLKQLRSVDRLRASVRNGESFDTAAELLIHLLRDQADLMVEIVRRTSIEVDRIEDHFLSQRARQSRRDLGAMRRVLVRLQRLLAPEPGSIFRLLVRPPAWLSPVDVQSLRDSTEEFSLVLGDLSGLAERIKLLQEEIAARLNEQTNRTLFTLTIVTVLALPINIIAGLFGMNVGGVPLAENKHGFWVMVLLVVSFTVLAGWWALRRRPSA; from the coding sequence ATGACCTTGAACCTGGCGCCCGCCACCTATGGGGCCGACCGCTCCGGCCTCGTCTGCGGATTCCGTTTTTCACCCGACAAGCCCGGCCTGGCCGTCGATACCGACACAGCGGCCGAGTGGCTCGCTGAATGTCAACACGACGTGAAAGCGTCAGGCGCCCATCCGGGCGAGTTCCTCTGGCTGCATTTCAATCTCGCGCATGTATCGAGCGAGCGCTGGATGCGTACGCATCTCGATCTGCCCGACACCTTCTTCGAAGCCCTGCGCGAAGGCTCGCATTCGACGCGTATCGAGCACCAGCACGGCGCGCTGCTGGCCGTCGTCAACGACGTGATGTACGACTTCGAGCAGACGCCTTCTGAAATCGCGACGCTGTGGGTCTACACGCACAAGCGGATCATGGTGACTGCGCGCCTGAAGCAGCTACGCTCGGTCGACCGGCTGCGCGCGTCGGTGCGCAACGGCGAGAGCTTCGATACGGCGGCCGAGCTGTTGATCCATCTGCTGCGCGACCAGGCCGATCTGATGGTGGAGATCGTGCGCAGAACCAGCATCGAAGTGGACCGCATCGAAGATCACTTCCTGTCGCAGCGCGCGAGGCAAAGCCGGCGCGACCTCGGCGCGATGCGGCGCGTGCTCGTGCGTCTGCAAAGGTTGCTCGCGCCGGAGCCCGGCTCGATCTTCCGTCTGCTGGTGCGGCCGCCCGCGTGGCTGTCGCCGGTCGATGTGCAAAGCCTGCGCGATTCGACGGAAGAGTTCTCGCTGGTGCTTGGCGACCTGTCAGGCCTCGCGGAGCGCATCAAGCTGCTGCAGGAAGAGATCGCCGCGCGCCTGAACGAGCAGACCAACCGCACGCTGTTCACGCTGACCATCGTGACGGTGCTCGCGCTGCCTATCAACATCATCGCCGGTCTGTTCGGGATGAACGTGGGCGGCGTGCCCCTCGCGGAAAACAAGCACGGTTTCTGGGTGATGGTGCTGCTGGTCGTGAGCTTTACCGTGCTGGCCGGCTGGTGGGCGTTGCGCCGGCGTCCGTCGGCGTGA
- a CDS encoding EthD family reductase, with amino-acid sequence MAKLIALYKTPADRNAFDAHYFDKHVPLAKSIPGLRRYEVSVGPVASAKGESPYALAAILSFDSFDSLQQAMGTPEAAATTADLQNFAQAGVELLVFDSKDV; translated from the coding sequence ATGGCAAAGCTCATCGCGCTCTACAAGACCCCCGCCGACCGCAACGCATTCGACGCCCATTACTTCGACAAACATGTGCCGCTCGCGAAGTCGATCCCCGGCCTGCGCCGCTACGAAGTGAGTGTCGGCCCGGTGGCGAGCGCGAAGGGCGAATCGCCTTATGCGCTGGCGGCCATCCTCAGCTTCGACAGCTTCGACTCGCTGCAGCAGGCGATGGGCACGCCCGAAGCCGCCGCCACGACCGCCGATCTGCAGAACTTCGCGCAGGCGGGTGTCGAGCTGCTCGTGTTCGACTCGAAAGACGTCTGA